AGACTGTTTCGCTCCCAAAATTGGTGCTGCCTATCTGCTTTTCCTTCTACTTCAAAATAAGGCAGAACCTTCTGATGATGCAAACGTAGGTCTTCTAAAAATTGATGAGCCGTGTATTTCATGAAACTGGCGTGTGGCATTTCCTTTCCATTCTTAGCGAGCATTTCCCAAATCAGATGGATATGATTGGGCATAAGCACAAAAGCATACACTGCTATTTTTTGCTTTTTTGAAAGGTAGTTTAAACTCTCGATGATGATTTCCTTGTATTTATCCTGTGCAAGTAGGGGCTGCCATTTCAAAATAGTAGCAGTATAGAAATACACTTGCCCTAACTCCATTGAGGGAAATAACATATTTTTGTGTTTAGGTTTTGTTGATTATTGTATTGCATGAGTCGCTTGTGAGACACAAGCAACAGCGAGACGGCGAGGGGTTAAGTTTCATAGGGATAAGGTAAGAAATATTACCAAAATTCGCAAAGTTGCTTGTGTGACACAAGCAACGGCGAGGGATATTGAGGCAGTATTTTATTTTCAAGTAAAAAATTGATGGTAGGAAAATTTGAAATAAAGTCTATCTGCTTCCACATTTCGTCTGCCTGAAAATCATGAAAAGGTCTTGACTCTGCGACAAGTAAATAATCTGTTGAGATATTGCAAGAGTTAATATTATCTTTGTATGGGTATTTAGTAGTAACTTGATTTGAGTAAAATATGACATCTACATTACTTAAATATGTACTTTCTTTTTGGTTTTCAATTATATCTTCATTTTCTTTTTCTTCTTTTAAATATTTTATTTTCCCATTTAGTTTTGAAATTTCATTTGCTATATTATATTTACAATGCAGAATAAGCTCCAAAACCGTACTCTTCCCCGCCCCATTTTCGCCAATAATAGCGGTAACGTTGGTAATGCCACTGCCAAAGAAGTCTTTACCCGTAGAAATAGCGTCCGTATTTTCTACGCAAGAAAGCACACCATTTTTAAACTCAAAGCGGTATCGAGGGCTAAAATTAAACCCCTGCTCTTTGATGTTTTTGTAGTCTTCTATCCAGATATAGAGAAGTTCCATGTAGTTGCGTTTTTTGCAAAGATAAGAAAAAATTAAAACCCAAACTAAAAAAAGAAAAAAAGTTGGTCGTTTCTAAATTTGGGTATTTTGCTGCTGCCCGAAAGGATTTGGAAAAATGGCGTTTGTCGAAAAAAATAAAAGCACGAGGCGTTATTTTGTGTATTTTTGTGAAAACAAACACGCGCTTCTCTTTTCTCCTTTTTATATTTTCTTTCCTCGCCTATGAGTCAGCACGAAAAGACCCTCGCCCAATATCGCCAAATTATTCAGACCTGCCAGCAAATTTTTGAGCAAAAAAATAAAGACTACGGCACTTCTTGGCGCATCTTGCGTCTGCCTTCTATCACCGACCAAATCTTTATCAAAGCCCAACGGATTCGCAACATTCAAGAAAAAGGGCAGCAGCTGGTAGAAGATAGCGTCGCGACCGAATTTGCAGGGATTATCAACTATTGCGTAATGGCACTGATTCAAATTCAACTCACACAGGATAGCCGCTTAGAACTGCCCCTCAAAGAGCTTTCCGACCTATACACGCAACAGGTAGAGCGCAATATCCAACTCCTGCACAAAAAAAACCACGACTACGGCGAGGCTTGGCGCATCATGCGCATTAGCAGCATCACCGATATTATCCTGATGAAACTCCTGCGCACCAAACGCATAGAAGATAATTTGGGCAAAACCTTAGTTTCCGAAGGCGTAGATGCCAACTACCGCGACATCTTAAACTATGCCGTCTTTTCGCTTATCCTGCTCACACAGCAAGAGATGAAAAATATCAAACCCGAAACCACTTCTGTATAGTGGAGTTCTATTTGTGGGGACACAAACAACGGCGAGGTCATTTGTGAGGACACAAACAACGGCGAAGGACACAAACAACGGCGAGGTCATTTGTGGGGACACAAACAACGGCGAGGTTTAAAACCTAATATTACTGCACTTCCTTACCTTATTAAAAAAAGTGCGCATCTCTAATTTTTTTGTACCAAAATGGCATCTATCGTAATTTATACAGACGGCGCAGCACAAGGCAACCCCGGAAAAGGCGGTTATGGCACAGTTTTGCTTGCCCCCGAATTAGGTCTTCGCAAAGAATTGGCAGAGGGCTTTCGCCTCACCACCAACAACCGCATGGAACTTTTAGCCGTCATCTGCGGCTTGGAGGCTCTCAAAAGAGAAGGCATGCAGGTCAAGATTTATTCCGACTCGAAATACGTCGTCGATGCCGTAGAAAAAAAATGGGTCTTGGGCTGGGAAAAAAAAGACTTCCTCGATAAAGGCACTGAACGCCCCAATGCCGACCTCTGGCGGCGTTTTCTCAAAAGCTATCGCAAACATCAGGTTTCCTTTCAATGGATACGCGGACATGCAGGAATCCCTGAAAATGAACGCTGTGATGCCTTAGCCGTTGCCGCCGCTAATAGTAACACGCTCAAAATAGATACCTATTATGAACAAAATCAGTACAACCGCTAATTTTTTATACCCTATCGCCTTCAAACACCCTTTAAACACCCTTCAAATGAGGCTTTTACTGCCCACAAAGGCTTTCGCTGTGGCAATTTTCTTTTTCGCTGCCTTCTTTTTGGGTACAAAAAATGCAAAAGCCGAAGGGCAAAATCCAAACTTGACGCTTGGTTTTGTCGTGCCTACCGATTCGATTGGTCTGGAAAGGCACAATGGCAGGCTCTACATTCGCCACAAAGTACGCGCAGGAGAAGACATCTTGGGAATTGCGCGACGCTATTACGTCGATGTCAACACGCTCATCAGCCTCAATCCCTTTGCTCGCAATCCATTGCAGCAGGGGCAGATTGTCCGAATCCCTTATCAGCGCACCGAAGCCCCGACCAGCATCAAAAATTACACCGTCCGCGCTGATGATACCCTCTATAAAATTGCCCTTAAATTTGGAACAAGTGCGAAAGCCATTAAAGATTTAAACCAAATGGCTACCAACGAAATTCGCATAGGACAGGATTTGCTTATTCCTATGAACGAAAACACCGAAACTACAAGAGGTATCGCAGGCAGTACAGAAAGTCAGAAGCAAAATCAGCAAGAAAATAAAATCGTTTATCAATATTATACGATTGAAGCAGGCGACAATTTGATAAAAATTGCCAACAAGCACAAAATCACCGTAAGCCAATTAAAGGAATGGAATCAACTCACAAATGATACAATCCGAATCGGACAAAAACTTATCGTAGGCAAATCCGAACTCTACACAACCCACAATCCCACCAAAAGCAACAACGGCAGACACTCTAAAAAAACGCGCACCGAATCAGGCGTATGTAGCATGATTGATAGCGAGGGTACGCGCTTTTTGGGCTTGCATCGAACCCTACCCGTAGGCTCTATGGTGCGCGTCTTCAACGACAACACAGGTTTGAGTGTAGAAGTAGAAATCATTGGCAAAATCCCCAATATTTCGGCAAACGAAAATATCATTATCAAAATTACCAAAGCCGCCTGTTATCAGTTGGGTACAAAGGCAAAGGCGTTTCCTGTTGTCCTGACTTGGGAAGCAAAGTAAGCCTTTGTATCTGCCCCAAAATAGTAGGCATGCCGACTTTTTTGCCGCTTTTCAGCCAATAAGTGCAAAAGTGTGCGTTTTTTGCCTTATCTTTGTTATCGCTGCTTTTAATTTATCCTTTTATTTGGTTCGATTTGCCTTATGCAAGAACAAGAAAAGAAAAAACGTTCGGTAGATTTTGCCCTCAAAGCCTCTTGGCTTGCTATCGCCAAGATGTATAACTTATTAGGCGAAAAACATGGCATTACCCATTCCACAGGCTTTGTCTTGCTCAATATCAATCAGGAGGAAGGCACACCTGCTACCAAAATTGCCCCTTTAATGGGCATGGAAGCCCGCTCCCTTACCCGTATTCTCAAAAGCATGGAAAAAGAAGGGCTAATTTTACGCCAAGCCGACGGCAAAGACCGCCGAAAGGTTATGATTTGCCTAACCCAAGAGGGTAGAATTAGACGCGAAGCCGCAAGGCAAGCCGTCAAGACCTTCAACCAGCAAATTGTCGCGCAAATAGAGCCTGAAAAGTTGGAACATTTTTTTGAAGTCGTGCAAATCATCAATCAGACCACCGACAAAAATCTCTCTGCCGAAGGGAATTTTGTGGAAGTAGTCCGAAACAAAGTAGAGGAATCTTTAAACCAAAGAGTAGAACTCAAAAAATAGGAACGAAACAAGGCTTTTCGAGCAAGTAGAAAGCGCGAAGTGCAAACTTCGCGCTACTTTTTTGGTATCAAATACTTTTCTAAGCCTTTAAAATTAGCCCGTCTTACCCTTTTGCAAACTGCCTAACAAAATTTCGGATAGGCTCTACATAGCTCTCCACATGCGTTAGCACACAGGCATGCGCTCCTTCGGTGAGGATAAAGCCCTGACTATTAGGCAAATCTTGGTGCAACTGCTCCCCTAATTGAAAGGGAACGCCCGAATCTTCTTTGCCATGCAAAACAAGGGCAGGCTGCTGAATCTGACCCAATAGCGGCGTGATTTCATCGCGCTCTAAAAGGTTGTTCATGCCATGAAAGATATTATCGCCTTTGTAATTTTGCCAAATAGGAAACCACTGCGCCCAATAAGGAGCAATTTTAGGGTCATCTTCTGCCCCAATAATCGCACCCATCAAGCCTTTGAGCATCGGCTCTACTGCCCCTACATTTTTCCATGTATCGCGCACCTCGCGATAAGCCGCCTTTGTAGGTTCTTCGTCTGCACCTGAGCGCGTACTCATCAAAACAAGCCCCGAAACACGCGCTGGATGTCGCAATGCCAAGCGCAAAGCCGCATATCCGCCCTGCGACATGCCGCTGATAATCGCCTTTTCTATCTGCAAAGCGTCCATTAGGGCGATACAATCCGCCACTGTGTCGTAAAGTGAAAAAGCCTTGCCGTCCCACTGCGTTTTTCCTAAGGCACGCGCATCGAAGGCGACAAGGCGAAATTCGTTGCCCAAAGCCTGCATCAGGGGCGAAAACATAGTAGAGTCGAGCAAAAAGCCATGCAGCAGGAGCAGCACAGGCGCATCAGAAGCAGCCCTTTCGAAGTTGTGGAGGTAGTGAATTTTTTGTCCGTTGGCTTCTAAATAGTTGGAAAGCAGCATAGAAGTAAGATTTGTGTAAGGTTAGAGTAGAAATAGAGAAAGTGAAAGATAAGCACTTCGAATCACAAAACCAAATAAGGGCATTTGGTTTTGAGTGTCTAAATTTTTCTAAAAAAAGTTAGACAAAGGCTTTTTTCCTACAAACCTTTTGAGAACAAAGCGGTTAAGTAGCTATGCCAAATCTTCCAAAACGCGCCGCAATTTCTGGCAAAAGTGGCGAAAATATACTTGAAAGCAGCGGCTTTTTCTTTTCTAACCTCTAAATTTGATGGGCAATGTGGATTTTACTCTTCATGCTGGCGCAAACCCTACTATTTCCCCTTTTTATTATCCTGATGCTAAGAAGCGCAGGCACAAAAAATGCTGTTGAAGCAAATTTGGAAAACCCCAAACAAAATGGCGACGACGAAGGCGGCTTGCCCGTAGGTTGGGAAGATTTCCCCCTCGATTTGCCGCCTTTTGTTACCCTGCCAACGGACGATTTGCCTACTGTGCCACAAGACAAAGATTTGGTATTGCAGTAGAAGCCATGACGCGCGAAGCTGGAGCTTCGCGCTACTTTTAATCTCATTTCGGACAAGGCAAAATGCCACACACCTGCACTGAAAAAGACTTTGCAAAAAAGTAGGAACGCGCGAAGCTGGAACTTCGCGCTACTTTTACACTTTTTTGGCTTCAAAAAGCCAATCCGTTGGCAGTAGCCCCAACTTAAATTGGGTGTCCGAATCTATCGTTTCGCACTTGTAGGTGCGCACCGAAAAGCCATGTTGCGCCACAAGTTCGCCAAAATTACGCCCATAAAGGCGCACATGGTCGTGCTGACCGTATTCTTTTTGTCGCAATTCAGGGGTATTGATAGCAGGGTCTTGATAAGTATCAGGGCGATTTAAGTCCATCGGGACAAGCAAAATCGCCGCTCCTTCGGGCTTCAAGACGCGCCTTATTTCAGACAAGGCTTTGCCCTCCTCTTCAATATGCTCCAAAACGTGCGAGCATAGTATCAAATCAAAACTATTATCGGCTTCGGGCAAAGCCGTAAGGTCATAGTTTTTTGTAATTTTGGGATATTTATCGTACCCTTCGGCAAATTTATCGCAAGGGACATACAGAACATTGGGATTTTTGCGCCCTAATTTGGAAAGAATGGCAAATAAAGCAGGTTCGGGCGCAACATGCAAGATACGAAAAACCGTTGGAGAAGCCGCAATTTTAGCAAAAAAATCATACTCTTTCTCTAAATAATGCCAAGTAAATCTATGCCTATCCAAAGAATGACAAACAGGACAGTAACTATTGCTGCGCGGCGGATTGCCATAAGGAAAAAAAGTGGCTAAGGAACTTTTACAACAAGGGCAATAGACCCAACTACCTTTTAAAACATTTTTAAAGATAAAACTTTTAAAAGATTTTGGCAATAACTTGACAAACGACATAAGGCGTGATTTGGTTTTGGGTGAAGAAGGGCGAAAATAGTTGTTGTGGTTTGGAAATAAAATTGGCATCTTCATAGGGACAACGCACCGCGTTGTCCCAGCTATGCACGAATGAAACAACAACGTTTTTCAATTTTGCTACGCAGACAAGGCAATGCCTTGTCCCTACATTGGCATCTGATTTTTAGAATTTCACATCACTGCTTTGGGCAGGGGGTTGCGCTTCTTCTTTAAACCAACTTGCATATTTGATGTAGTTATTGGCAATTCTATGCAACATTTCCTCTCTATCGCCTACCTGCTTTACTTTTTTGGCAGGCACACCTGCATAAATCCAGCCGCTTTCTACGACCGTATTTTCCAGCACCACCGCTCCTGCTGCCACGATTGCGCCCTTTTGTACCACTGCGTTATCCAACACACGCGCCCCCATGCCTATCAGACAATAATCTTCGAGCGTGCAGCCATGCACAACGGCATTATGCCCGATGGTAACATAGTTGCCAATATGAGTGGGGGCAGTTTGGTAAGTGCCATGAATGGTGACGTTGTCTTGGATATTGGTATGATGCCCGATTTTGATGTAATGCACATCGCCACGCACCACTGCGCCAAACCAGACGCTGCAAAAATCGCCCATCTCTACTTCGCCTACCAGCGTTGCGTTGGGGGCTGTAAAACAGTCGTTGCCTATTTTGGGCGTATAGCCTCGTACAGGAAGAATAAGTGCCATATCTTTTTTTTTGCGTAAAAACTGCCGACAAGTTAGCAAAACCCTACGATTTTGAAGTTGCAAAAATGCGCTTTTTTTCCGAAAAAATGCTTTCGAGAGCCGTCGGCGACGGCGTGTGTTTTTTATTTTTTTTATTTTTTCTTGGAAAAACCTCGTCGACGGGCAACGCCCTCGACGACGGTTCATCAAAATTTCATCTTCAAAAAAACCACTAAAACCTATAAAAACCAAAACCTTATCACTTTTTTTGCGCCCCATTTGGAATATTGAAACAGAGTTTGTAAATTGAGGAAAGGTAATACGCCTTCTTAATTTTATTACAGAAAAATGCTAAAAATGATGACACGTTTAAAGAATACAGAAAACAACTTGCAATAAAAGTTGAGCAGTGGTGGAAGGCGAAATCTGAATAACTTTCTTTTTTTATTAAAATAATCTTTTACTCATGTCCCCATACCAAACGAAAATTATTGAGCAAACTGCCGCTTTTGTGCAGCAGACCTTAGCCGCTGCCGAAGGCGGACACGATTGGTGGCATATCTATCGTGTGTGGCGATTGTCTAAATCTATTGCAAAAACTGAAAAAGTAGATAATTTTGTAGTAGAACTGGGTGCGCTTCTACACGACATCGCCGATTCGAAATTTCATAATGGCGACGAAACCCTTGCACCCAAGATAGCACGCAATTTTTTGGCTTCGCTACAAGTAGAAGAAAATATAATTTCCCACGTTGAAAATATAATCGTTCATATTTCCTTTAAAGGAGGAAATCAAGTTCAGAAGTTCAAATCGCCCGAACTCGATGTGGTGCAAGATGCCGATAGGTTAGATGCCCTTGGTGCTGTTGGTATTGCAAGGACTTTTAACTACGGTGGCTATAAAAACAGACCACTTTACAATCCTGATATTAAACCAAATTTGAACCTAACAAAGGAAGAATATAAAAATAGCAACGCGCCCACTATCAATCATTTTTACGAAAAACTGCTATTGCTCAAAGATAGAATGAACACCCAAACGGCAAGGGAAATGGCAGAGGAAAGGCATCGGTATATGGAGGCGTTTCTTGCCCAATTTTATAGAGAGTGGAAGGGTGAGATTTAATAATTTGTCTATTTTTTTGATTTTTATTTTTAGGTTTTATTTTTTGGCTTCACTTTTAAACTTTCCACAAAATTTCATTAAGTTTTCTATTTCGGTCAGGATTTGGTTTTTTATTTCTTCAAAATAAGCCTTCAAATCTTGATAAGAAGTTAGGATTTGCCACTCTTTTTTGGCTTGTAATGTCGCAATCTCTTCTAAAAGTTTTTCTTTTTGCAGGAGGCGTTCCTTTTTTAGTTTTTCTAATAGCTCAATTTCTGTAATGTTTTCAATATCATAACCAAAAGCAATACCCGCTTTAAGCGTTTCCAAAATTTGTTGTAACCTTGCTTTATCGCCTTTTGCCTTTGCTTTTTGTGCTGCCTCGAAAATCTTACGTGCCGCCGCCTCGTGTTCGGGTCTGACCCTATCGGGGTGGCAACGTTTGGCAATTTCGCGAAAAAGGCTTTTCAAATCGTTTTGCGCCGAAGTAGGTGGCTCAAAATGAGGGCTGCGCGTATCCTGCTGGGCTTCAAAGTCTGCGTTTTGAGCATTTTCACTTTCGTTTTCAAAGTTTTTTGAAAAGTTGGATTCAAAATTTTTTGCTTCTTCCTTCAAGGCTTCAAACTGCTGCTTATCGGCTTGTTTTTGCGTTTGGGCAG
This region of Hugenholtzia roseola DSM 9546 genomic DNA includes:
- a CDS encoding transposase — protein: MLFPSMELGQVYFYTATILKWQPLLAQDKYKEIIIESLNYLSKKQKIAVYAFVLMPNHIHLIWEMLAKNGKEMPHASFMKYTAHQFLEDLRLHHQKVLPYFEVEGKADRQHQFWERNSLPIVLYSPAVFEQKLQYIHHNPIAKKWALVEDYVDYRYSSAKFYELGIDEFGFLQDYRERI
- a CDS encoding AAA family ATPase encodes the protein MELLYIWIEDYKNIKEQGFNFSPRYRFEFKNGVLSCVENTDAISTGKDFFGSGITNVTAIIGENGAGKSTVLELILHCKYNIANEISKLNGKIKYLKEEKENEDIIENQKESTYLSNVDVIFYSNQVTTKYPYKDNINSCNISTDYLLVAESRPFHDFQADEMWKQIDFISNFPTINFLLENKILPQYPSPLLVSHKQLCEFW
- a CDS encoding DUF1599 domain-containing protein, whose product is MSQHEKTLAQYRQIIQTCQQIFEQKNKDYGTSWRILRLPSITDQIFIKAQRIRNIQEKGQQLVEDSVATEFAGIINYCVMALIQIQLTQDSRLELPLKELSDLYTQQVERNIQLLHKKNHDYGEAWRIMRISSITDIILMKLLRTKRIEDNLGKTLVSEGVDANYRDILNYAVFSLILLTQQEMKNIKPETTSV
- the rnhA gene encoding ribonuclease HI; the protein is MASIVIYTDGAAQGNPGKGGYGTVLLAPELGLRKELAEGFRLTTNNRMELLAVICGLEALKREGMQVKIYSDSKYVVDAVEKKWVLGWEKKDFLDKGTERPNADLWRRFLKSYRKHQVSFQWIRGHAGIPENERCDALAVAAANSNTLKIDTYYEQNQYNR
- a CDS encoding LysM peptidoglycan-binding domain-containing protein, with the translated sequence MNKISTTANFLYPIAFKHPLNTLQMRLLLPTKAFAVAIFFFAAFFLGTKNAKAEGQNPNLTLGFVVPTDSIGLERHNGRLYIRHKVRAGEDILGIARRYYVDVNTLISLNPFARNPLQQGQIVRIPYQRTEAPTSIKNYTVRADDTLYKIALKFGTSAKAIKDLNQMATNEIRIGQDLLIPMNENTETTRGIAGSTESQKQNQQENKIVYQYYTIEAGDNLIKIANKHKITVSQLKEWNQLTNDTIRIGQKLIVGKSELYTTHNPTKSNNGRHSKKTRTESGVCSMIDSEGTRFLGLHRTLPVGSMVRVFNDNTGLSVEVEIIGKIPNISANENIIIKITKAACYQLGTKAKAFPVVLTWEAK
- a CDS encoding MarR family winged helix-turn-helix transcriptional regulator codes for the protein MQEQEKKKRSVDFALKASWLAIAKMYNLLGEKHGITHSTGFVLLNINQEEGTPATKIAPLMGMEARSLTRILKSMEKEGLILRQADGKDRRKVMICLTQEGRIRREAARQAVKTFNQQIVAQIEPEKLEHFFEVVQIINQTTDKNLSAEGNFVEVVRNKVEESLNQRVELKK
- a CDS encoding alpha/beta fold hydrolase — its product is MLLSNYLEANGQKIHYLHNFERAASDAPVLLLLHGFLLDSTMFSPLMQALGNEFRLVAFDARALGKTQWDGKAFSLYDTVADCIALMDALQIEKAIISGMSQGGYAALRLALRHPARVSGLVLMSTRSGADEEPTKAAYREVRDTWKNVGAVEPMLKGLMGAIIGAEDDPKIAPYWAQWFPIWQNYKGDNIFHGMNNLLERDEITPLLGQIQQPALVLHGKEDSGVPFQLGEQLHQDLPNSQGFILTEGAHACVLTHVESYVEPIRNFVRQFAKG
- a CDS encoding class I SAM-dependent methyltransferase, with the translated sequence MPILFPNHNNYFRPSSPKTKSRLMSFVKLLPKSFKSFIFKNVLKGSWVYCPCCKSSLATFFPYGNPPRSNSYCPVCHSLDRHRFTWHYLEKEYDFFAKIAASPTVFRILHVAPEPALFAILSKLGRKNPNVLYVPCDKFAEGYDKYPKITKNYDLTALPEADNSFDLILCSHVLEHIEEEGKALSEIRRVLKPEGAAILLVPMDLNRPDTYQDPAINTPELRQKEYGQHDHVRLYGRNFGELVAQHGFSVRTYKCETIDSDTQFKLGLLPTDWLFEAKKV
- a CDS encoding gamma carbonic anhydrase family protein, which translates into the protein MALILPVRGYTPKIGNDCFTAPNATLVGEVEMGDFCSVWFGAVVRGDVHYIKIGHHTNIQDNVTIHGTYQTAPTHIGNYVTIGHNAVVHGCTLEDYCLIGMGARVLDNAVVQKGAIVAAGAVVLENTVVESGWIYAGVPAKKVKQVGDREEMLHRIANNYIKYASWFKEEAQPPAQSSDVKF
- a CDS encoding HD domain-containing protein, with the protein product MSPYQTKIIEQTAAFVQQTLAAAEGGHDWWHIYRVWRLSKSIAKTEKVDNFVVELGALLHDIADSKFHNGDETLAPKIARNFLASLQVEENIISHVENIIVHISFKGGNQVQKFKSPELDVVQDADRLDALGAVGIARTFNYGGYKNRPLYNPDIKPNLNLTKEEYKNSNAPTINHFYEKLLLLKDRMNTQTAREMAEERHRYMEAFLAQFYREWKGEI